From Drosophila suzukii chromosome 2R, CBGP_Dsuzu_IsoJpt1.0, whole genome shotgun sequence, a single genomic window includes:
- the Oatp58Dc gene encoding solute carrier organic anion transporter family member 74D → MVQSEHPNGLGPEEQDVETGSPESREESDVESRLLDNGKTNDKEKEAGINLGGEAPTPKVPKSKKKKQKSEQDRLMTAEINRLLEESPLEKNVTCGFWIFKGKFYQRFANQTAYVLLYGIVGCIFSMTYAYFNGTITTIEKRFKIPSKNTGIISVGNDISQTLVSAVLAYYAGKGHRPRWIGFGLLTIVLFCVLTTAPHFLYGPGEDALALTSEFGGMPDENATMEAIEEQRSKTLCRLNGGGAECEVGEGNFAPQLLLFVAQFISGIGGSLYYTLGVSYMDDNTKKSKTPALLSLSYFLRMLGPAIGYALASFCLRLYIAPQMHPVINNKDPRWLGAWWLGWLVMGGLLSFSGVFLSMFPKDLPRAVARRKVEENRRLEKERLAAKSTEKERLTAELDQKAPVEAKASFQDMLKTFRRLITNKTYMCNTLSSIFYLVGYTPYWIFTPKYIEVQYRQSAATSSMVTGTVALAFSAVGVLLSGFIISRYKPRARYMAAWNVIVGFLTVAGILAYAFIGCPGNESSVIVNIHDSSLAGNSTTCNSACSCDYVRYSPVCGENKMTYISACHAGCKSLHVNSEGKKIFYDCSCIPGTESGNTTGNFKRLNSLDLNSDDFSQDTSVLSQLESLANGQAMPGACPVNCWTQFVAFLAVMCCLKFVGASGRASNFLVSVRCVPEKDKTAAMGFGMTLCSMLAFIPSPIFFGWVFDRVCLVWGKTCTNKGNCWLYDPLSMRYSLNFTAAVFIAIGAIFDLGVWYYAKDLKIFDEEVKELEMKIVQHEEEANNEKNTEI, encoded by the exons ATGGTGCAGAGCGAGCATCCCAACGGCTTGGGACCCGAGGAGCAGGATGTGGAGACTGGCAGCCCGGAATCCCGAGAAGAATCGGATGTTGAGTCCCGACTTCTAGACAATGGGAAGACCAACGACAAGGAAAAGGAGGCAGGAATTAATCTGGGTGGTGAGGCACCCACTCCGAAAGTACCCAAATCCAAAAAGAAGAAACAGAAATCCGAGCAGGATCGCCTGATGACCGCGGAAATTAACAGGCTGCTGGAGGAATCTCCGCTGGAGAAGAATGTCACTTGCGGCTTCTGGATTTTCAAGGGAAAGTTCTACCAACG ATTTGCCAATCAAACAGCATATGTTTTACTATACGGCATCGTGGGCTGCATATTTTCAATGACTTATGCCTACTTCAATGGCACGATCACCACAATAGAGAAGCGTTTTAAGATACCCTCGAAGAACACAGGTATTATCTCTGTGGGTAATGACATAAGTCAGACTTTAGTGTCTGCAGTTTTGGCGTACTACGCGGGAAAGGGTCATCGGCCGAGATGGATTGGGTTCG GTCTTCTCACCATTGTACTTTTCTGCGTTCTAACCACCGCACCACATTTCCTGTACGGACCCGGGGAAGATGCACTGGCTCTGACCTCGGAGTTTGGCGGAATGCCCGATGAAAATGCCACGATGGAGGCCATTGAGGAGCAGCGGTCCAAGACCCTTTGCCGTTTGAATGGCGGAGGAGCGGAGTGCGAAGTCGGCGAAGGAAACTTTGCACCCCAACTTCTGCTCTTTGTGGCTCAGTTCATATCCGGAATCGGAGGATCCCTGTACTACACCTTGGGAGTGTCCTACATGGACGACAACACTAAAAAGTCGAAGACTCCGGCATTGCTGA GTCTCTCGTACTTCCTGCGTATGCTGGGTCCTGCTATTGGATATGCCCTGGCATCCTTCTGCCTGCGACTCTACATCGCTCCGCAGATGCATCCGGTGATTAACAACAAGGATCCTCGCTGGCTGGGCGCCTGGTGGCTGGGCTGGTTGGTGATGGGCGGACTACTTTCCTTCTCCGGGGTTTTTCTGTCCATGTTCCCCAAAGACTTACCCAGAGCGGTGGCCCGCAGAAAGGTGGAGGAGAATCGGAGGCTGGAGAAAGAGCGCCTAGCGGCGAAGAGTACCGAGAAGGAGCGCCTTACCGCCGAATTGGACCAAAAGGCTCCCGTAGAGGCAAAAGCCTCCTTCCAGGACATGCTGAAGACCTTCCGGCGCCTGATCACCAACAAGACGTACATGTGCAACACACTCTCGAGCATTTTCTACCTGGTTGGCTACACGCCCTACTGGATTTTCACGCCCAAGTACATCGAAGTGCAGTACCGCCAATCAGCGGCCACTTCATCCATGGTAACCGGAACAGTGGCCCTCGCCTTCTCCGCTGTGGGAGTCCTGCTCTCCGGATTTATCATCTCCCGCTATAAGCCCAGGGCCCGCTATATGGCCGCTTGGAACGTAATCGTGGGCTTTCTCACGGTGGCCGGAATCCTGGCCTATGCTTTCATCGGCTGCCCGGGAAATGAGAGTTCCGTGATTGTCAACATTCACGATAGTTCCTTGGCGGGCAACAGCACCACCTGCAATTCGGCCTGCTCCTGCGATTATGTCCGGTATTCTCCAGTTTGTGGCGAAAACAAAATGACCTACATCTCCGCCTGCCACGCGGGTTGCAAAAGTCTGCACGTCAACTCTGAGGGAAAAAAG ATCTTCTACGATTGCTCCTGCATTCCTGGCACCGAGAGTGGTAATACCACCGGTAATTTCAAGCGCCTTAACAGCCTCGACTTGAATAGCGATGACTTCAGCCAGGATACGTCGGTGCTCAGCCAACTGGAG agtCTAGCGAATGGTCAGGCAATGCCTGGAGCATGTCCCGTGAACTGCTGGACCCAGTTCGTGGCCTTTTTGGCCGTGATGTGCTGCCTGAAGTTCGTGGGAGCCAGTGGCAGGGCCTCTAACTTCCTGGTATCCGTACGTTGTGTTCCAGAAAAGGACAAGACAGCAGCCATGGGCTTCGGGATGACCCTTTGCTCGATGCTGGCCTTCATTCCCAGTCCGATATTCTTCGGTTGGGTCTTCGATAGGGTCTGCCTGGTATGGGGAAAGACCTGCACAAACAAGGGAAACTGCTGGCTCTACGATCCGCTTTCCATGAG GTACTCACTGAACTTCACCGCAGCTGTCTTTATTGCCATAGGGGCCATTTTCGATCTGGGGGTTTGGTACTACGCCAAGGATCTGAAAATCTTCGACGAGGAAGTCAAGGAGTTGGAGATGAAGATTGTCCAGCACGAGGAAGAGGCCAACAACGAGAAGAATACAGAGATCTAG
- the Oatp58Db gene encoding solute carrier organic anion transporter family member 74D produces the protein MASEEIETSKFLKDREAGINESEKREDPISSDTLCGFSIFKGPALQRFATAHMFVIMYGIASCFLAMAFTYFTGTISQMEKRFNIPSKISGLITVGNDISTVFSSAFLSYYASRGHRPRWVALGLLIIALFCLLMLTPHFFYGPGEEALRLTEEYEIEESFANFSVNSTEKNDSLCHKKDSNCVKDAGDYTPIVLFFIAQFIGGIGCSLFYAPGLSYMDDNSASSKTPAMLSWSTFLRMLGPAMGFSMVSLCLRLYIDPFKTPLITPNDPRWLGAWWLGWFLLTFILIISAFFVALFPKELPRAKARRLKAVGEEDTPLAERSFQDMLDSLKRLAVNKVYIYNMLASILYFFGYMPYWIFTPKYIEIQYRQSASTANMATGTWALGFSAAGVLISGYVISKYKPSARAMAAWNFVVDYLTVAGILCYILVGCDESDRANSMSIVPTGDSCSASCDCEYVYLAPVCSPENMTFISACHAGCTEKGLDELGRIIYTGCRCMGNSLNLTSFSNVTSLASQSQIALDGVCPVDCNKQFFIFLAVMCFLKFVGATGRSSNLLLALRCVPSKDKTFSLGFGSMVYSVLTFIPSPIVFGWMLDSYCLVWGKTCTSKGNCWIYDTKSLRYTMNLVSASLIFLGSFWNIGVWYHAKDMKVFDEEETAPQNNPIEAIELKEKPKEIVTDKK, from the exons ATGGCCAGTGAAGAGATCGAAACCTCCAAGTTTCTGAAGGATAGAGAGGCTGGCATAAATGAATCTGAAAAGCGGGAAGATCCGATATCTTCGGATACCTTATGTGGTTTCTCAATATTCAAGGGACCCGCCTTACAGAG ATTTGCCACCGCGCATATGTTCGTGATAATGTACGGGATAGCTAGTTGCTTTCTGGCCATGGCCTTCACCTATTTCACTGGAACCATTTCACAGATGGAAAAGCGCTTCAATATACCCTCCAAGATATCGGGTCTCATAACGGTGGGTAATGATATAAGCACTGTTTTCTCGTCGGCCTTTTTGAGTTACTACGCGAGCCGAGGTCACCGCCCGCGTTGGGTGGCATTGG GTCTCCTCATCATAGCCCTTTTCTGCTTGCTCATGCTGACCCCGCACTTTTTCTACGGGCCCGGTGAAGAGGCCTTGAGACTGACAGAAGAGTACGAAATTGAGGAATCCTTCGCCAATTTCTCTGTAAATTCCACTGAGAAGAACGACTCACTTTGTCACAAGAAGGACTCCAATTGTGTAAAGGACGCAGGAGACTATACGCCTATCGTTCTATTTTTCATTGCTCAGTTTATCGGCGGCATCGGGTGCTCTCTCTTCTACGCACCGGGTCTCTCATACATGGATGACAATTCTGCGAGCTCCAAAACGCCGGCTATGCTAA GTTGGTCCACCTTTCTGCGGATGCTGGGACCTGCTATGGGTTTCTCCATGGTCTCCTTGTGCCTGCGACTTTACATTGATCCCTTCAAGACGCCTCTAATTACCCCAAATGATCCCCGCTGGTTGGGTGCCTGGTGGTTGGGATGGTTTCTCCTAACTTTTATTCTGATAATCTCTGCATTCTTTGTGGCCCTGTTTCCCAAGGAGTTGCCAAGAGCCAAGGCCAGACGTCTAAAAGCAGTCGGCGAGGAGGATACCCCTTTGGCGGAGCGCTCCTTCCAGGACATGTTGGACTCCCTAAAACGACTGGCCGTCAACAAAGTGTATATCTACAACATGTTGGCCTCGATACTCTACTTCTTTGGCTACATGCCCTACTGGATATTCACGCCGAAGTATATAGAGATCCAGTACCGACAATCGGCATCGACTGCCAATATGGCCACGGGCACTTGGGCGCTGGGATTCTCCGCAGCAGGAGTTTTGATCTCTGGCTATGTGATCTCCAAGTACAAGCCAAGTGCCAGGGCAATGGCTGCCTGGAACTTTGTGGTGGACTACCTCACGGTGGCTGGAATCCTTTGCTATATATTGGTGGGATGCGACGAGAGTGATCGAGCCAATTCCATGTCCATTGTGCCGACTGGTGATAGCTGCAGTGCATCATGTGACTGTGAATACGTGTACCTCGCTCCGGTATGCAGTCCGGAAAACATGACCTTTATATCAGCCTGCCACGCGGGTTGCACTGAAAAGGGGCTGGATGAGCTGGGAAGGATTATCTACACTGGCTGTCGGTGCATGGGCAACTCCCTTAACCTGACCTCCTTCTCTAACGTAACATCTCTTGCCTCCCAGTCGCAGATCGCCTTAGATGGAGTCTGTCCGGTGGACTGCAACAAACAGTTCTTCATCTTCCTGGCCGTCATGTGTTTCCTGAAGTTCGTGGGGGCCACTGGGAGGTCGAGTAACCTGCTATTGGCCCTGCGTTGCGTTCCCTCGAAGGATAAGACCTTTTCCCTGGGCTTCGGCAGCATGGTATACTCCGTGCTCACCTTCATTCCCAGCCCCATTGTCTTTGGTTGGATGCTGGACAGCTATTGCCTAGTTTGGGGAAAGACCTGTACCTCCAAGGGTAACTGCTGGATATACGACACAAAGTCCTTGAG GTATACCATGAACCTTGTGAGTGCCTCTCTGATTTTTCTGGGCAGCTTCTGGAATATTGGAGTTTGGTATCATGCGAAGGACATGAAAGTCTTCGATGAAGAGGAAACAGCACCACAGAACAATCCTATTGAAGCAATAGAACTAAAGGAAAAACCAAAAGAAATTGTTACCGATAAGAAATAA